The following proteins come from a genomic window of Micromonospora zamorensis:
- a CDS encoding GAF and ANTAR domain-containing protein, producing the protein MTQPTMQPADALAELSRVRLDEISLDDMLGRIAELANRSIPGTREVTVTLVRGQVGSTGAFTGELARKLDEWQYEEHRGPCLDASASGDTISVPDMTTEDRWPAWAEKARAAGVQSSLSIGLPIQGSVVGALNVYSDSPNAFDSSSIANAEGFAAYAAVALANAHLYENAATLAAQMQEAMRSRAVIEQAKGIIMGDRRCSSEEAFALLSKISQDTNRKVREVAEALVAQAVGKKRG; encoded by the coding sequence ATGACGCAGCCGACGATGCAACCTGCTGACGCGTTGGCCGAGCTGAGCCGGGTCAGACTCGACGAGATCAGCCTCGACGACATGCTGGGGCGGATCGCCGAACTCGCCAACCGGAGCATTCCCGGGACCAGGGAGGTGACCGTCACCCTGGTTCGGGGGCAGGTCGGTTCGACCGGGGCGTTCACCGGCGAGTTGGCCCGTAAGTTGGACGAGTGGCAGTACGAGGAGCACCGCGGCCCGTGCCTGGACGCGTCCGCCAGCGGTGACACCATCTCGGTGCCGGACATGACCACCGAAGATCGCTGGCCCGCATGGGCGGAGAAGGCCCGCGCCGCCGGGGTGCAGAGCTCTCTCTCGATCGGGCTTCCCATCCAGGGGTCGGTGGTGGGCGCGCTCAACGTCTACAGCGACTCGCCGAACGCCTTCGATTCGTCCTCGATCGCGAACGCGGAAGGCTTCGCCGCGTACGCGGCGGTGGCCCTGGCCAACGCGCACCTGTACGAGAACGCCGCCACACTGGCAGCGCAGATGCAGGAGGCGATGCGCAGCCGAGCCGTGATCGAGCAGGCCAAAGGGATCATCATGGGGGACCGGCGGTGCTCGTCGGAGGAGGCGTTCGCGCTGCTGTCGAAGATCTCCCAGGACACCAACCGCAAGGTGCGCGAGGTCGCGGAGGCCCTTGTCGCCCAGGCCGTCGGAAAGAAGCGCGGGTGA
- a CDS encoding DUF4185 domain-containing protein: MGVRRRSLLGRAAAIGAAGALGAVGTVLTTAAPAQAAVWKKRLTGADLDTSSRWRVAGTDLGIPYVLENGSIGYLFGDTFDTPWPEGPPVPNDWRSPVMLRSAVHPAAPGGVVFDSAARVAGNGRAPELMHNGHHGIGIDGLPEVTVIPNDGISFPETGRQVISYMSIENWNSAGPAGPQWKSRYAGLAFSDNGNDFVRTPLKWWNSPDNRDPFQMWTMQRDGDHVYVFSVRAGRQDGPMMLRRVRWDRLFYPESYEGWGWNGTNWGWGRPCTPILTGRFGEPSVRRLADGTWVMSYLNCQNGCLVTRTASGPDRAWTAEKIQVTSWQEPALYGGFIHPWSSRNANDLHLMVSKWTRTPDGRSTAYHVSQFAGSV, translated from the coding sequence ATGGGTGTGCGTCGTCGCTCGCTGCTCGGTCGCGCCGCCGCGATAGGTGCAGCCGGCGCGCTCGGTGCCGTCGGCACGGTCCTGACAACGGCAGCGCCGGCCCAGGCTGCGGTGTGGAAGAAGCGGCTGACCGGTGCCGACCTCGACACCTCCAGCCGCTGGCGGGTGGCCGGCACCGATCTGGGCATCCCGTACGTGCTGGAGAACGGCTCGATCGGTTACCTCTTCGGCGACACCTTCGACACGCCGTGGCCCGAGGGGCCGCCCGTGCCGAACGACTGGCGCTCACCGGTGATGCTGCGTTCCGCCGTCCACCCCGCCGCCCCGGGTGGAGTGGTCTTTGACAGCGCCGCCCGGGTCGCAGGCAACGGACGCGCGCCCGAGCTGATGCACAACGGCCACCACGGCATCGGCATCGACGGCCTGCCGGAGGTGACAGTCATCCCCAACGACGGCATCAGCTTCCCGGAGACCGGCCGGCAGGTCATCTCCTACATGAGCATCGAGAACTGGAACTCCGCCGGCCCGGCCGGGCCGCAGTGGAAGTCCCGCTACGCGGGGCTGGCGTTCTCCGACAACGGCAACGACTTCGTCCGTACGCCGCTCAAGTGGTGGAACAGCCCGGACAACAGGGACCCGTTCCAGATGTGGACCATGCAGCGCGACGGCGATCACGTCTACGTCTTCTCGGTGCGCGCCGGGCGGCAGGACGGCCCGATGATGCTGCGCCGTGTCCGCTGGGACCGGCTGTTCTACCCCGAGTCGTACGAGGGCTGGGGCTGGAACGGCACCAACTGGGGCTGGGGCCGGCCCTGCACACCCATCCTCACCGGCCGTTTCGGTGAACCGTCGGTGCGCCGCCTGGCCGACGGGACCTGGGTGATGTCATACCTGAACTGCCAGAACGGGTGCCTGGTCACCCGGACCGCGTCCGGACCGGACCGGGCGTGGACGGCGGAGAAGATCCAGGTGACGAGCTGGCAGGAGCCCGCGCTCTACGGCGGGTTCATCCACCCCTGGTCGAGTCGCAACGCCAACGATCTTCACCTGATGGTCTCCAAGTGGACGCGTACGCCGGATGGCCGCAGCACCGCCTACCACGTCAGCCAGTTCGCCGGCTCGGTGTGA
- a CDS encoding FG-GAP repeat domain-containing protein: MRRTLLALLVALGTAAATVAAAPAQADPVGTLACTSIPANRDPAVTLVVYRVARAHNANDKVTLSAFEAGWVESHMNNLPCGDKSSLGVFQQRWDYGWGTPEQIMDPVYASTQYVTRAIVCDRNNPGFSAGQVAQCVQRSGFPDRYDQAAATARAQLNEAARTHAIAGGSATDVTGDGRNDIVGFTQNALADVYVATSTGGSFAGTSVKWNEFFSIGGETASTGDVNGDGRDDIVTFAHSNTGDVYVALSTGTSFGGEGKWHDWFAPGAEIGAVGDVDGDGRDDLVAFTHNPAGDVYVALSTGTGFGPGLKWHEYFSPFGEFPALGDVNGDGRDDIVTFTQGPATASDVIVALSNGSSFGAAQKWHDLFAVGAELPRVGDINGDGRDDIVTFTCNADADVYAATSTGTGFAGTTVKWNDYFCLAGEFPYLGDADGDGRDDLIVFTKGGTNDVHVARSTGTGFLGATRWHDFFGLNGETTL, translated from the coding sequence GTGAGACGTACTCTCCTGGCCCTGCTGGTCGCCCTCGGCACCGCCGCGGCGACGGTCGCGGCGGCGCCCGCGCAGGCCGACCCGGTCGGCACCCTGGCCTGCACCTCCATCCCGGCCAACCGCGACCCCGCGGTGACCCTGGTCGTCTACCGGGTCGCCCGCGCGCACAACGCCAACGACAAGGTGACGCTGTCCGCCTTCGAGGCGGGCTGGGTCGAGTCACACATGAACAACCTGCCGTGTGGCGACAAGTCGTCGCTCGGGGTCTTCCAGCAGCGCTGGGACTACGGCTGGGGAACGCCAGAGCAGATCATGGACCCGGTCTACGCCAGCACCCAGTACGTCACCCGGGCGATCGTCTGCGACCGCAACAACCCGGGGTTCAGCGCCGGCCAGGTCGCCCAGTGCGTCCAACGGTCGGGTTTTCCCGACCGGTACGACCAGGCGGCCGCCACCGCGCGGGCCCAGCTCAACGAGGCGGCCCGGACCCACGCCATCGCCGGCGGATCCGCCACCGACGTCACCGGCGACGGCCGCAACGACATCGTCGGCTTCACCCAGAACGCCCTCGCCGACGTCTACGTGGCCACCTCCACCGGCGGCTCGTTCGCCGGCACCTCGGTGAAGTGGAACGAATTCTTCTCCATCGGTGGCGAGACCGCCTCCACCGGCGACGTCAACGGCGACGGCCGGGACGACATCGTCACCTTCGCCCACAGCAACACCGGCGACGTGTACGTCGCGCTGTCCACCGGCACTTCGTTCGGCGGCGAAGGGAAGTGGCACGACTGGTTCGCACCGGGTGCGGAGATCGGCGCGGTCGGCGACGTCGACGGTGACGGGCGCGACGACCTCGTCGCGTTCACCCACAACCCCGCCGGAGACGTGTACGTCGCGCTGTCCACCGGCACCGGCTTCGGCCCCGGCCTCAAGTGGCACGAGTACTTCAGCCCGTTCGGCGAGTTTCCCGCGCTCGGTGACGTCAACGGCGACGGCCGCGACGACATCGTCACCTTCACCCAGGGCCCCGCCACCGCCAGTGACGTCATCGTCGCCCTGTCGAACGGCAGCTCGTTCGGTGCCGCGCAGAAGTGGCACGACCTGTTCGCCGTCGGCGCCGAACTGCCCCGCGTCGGTGACATCAACGGCGACGGCCGCGACGACATCGTCACCTTCACCTGCAACGCCGACGCCGACGTGTACGCCGCCACCTCCACCGGCACCGGCTTCGCCGGGACGACAGTGAAGTGGAACGACTACTTCTGCCTGGCCGGCGAGTTCCCCTACCTCGGTGACGCCGACGGGGACGGCAGGGACGACCTCATCGTCTTCACCAAGGGCGGCACCAACGACGTCCACGTCGCACGCTCCACCGGCACCGGTTTCCTCGGCGCCACCAGATGGCACGACTTCTTCGGCCTCAACGGCGAGACAACGCTGTGA
- a CDS encoding N-acetylmuramoyl-L-alanine amidase, with amino-acid sequence MRLTRRRCALILAAVLAGQVATAPADAARPVAPGRLAADFARASAEFDVPRDLLVAVGYGETRLDGHGGLPSQANGFGVMHLVSNPTQHSLERAATLTGEPVDRLRSVTSANIRGGAAVLRDLADSEGLTAGARDRLSAWYPVVARYSAATDDSTARLYADHVYDLLRTGIAATTVRVAAQPVRPELGRYASITPAGAGPNVAAAAVPEYGPARWVSAYGGNYQAGRSSRITTVVVHVTQGSYAGTVSWFQNPSAGVSAHYVVKSSNGEITQMVREGDTAYHARSANPYAVGIEHEGFVDNPAWFTDAMYRSSAALTRYLCDKYGLPKTRAAIRGHNEMPGNDHTDPGPNWNWNYYISLVNAGGSGGRYLAGSPTDFTGDGRDDVVSFTQGSLNDVYVATSTGSAFAGTSVKWNDFFGLNGETLLSGDFNGDGRDDIVAFTHGTLGDVYVALSTGTSFGGGLKWHDWFAPGAEVGAVGDVDGDGRDDIIAFTHDTNADVYVALSTGTGFGPGLKWHEYFSIAGEYPALGDVNGDGRDDIITFTQGPLTASDVIVALSTGSGFGAPQTWHDLFAVGAEQPRVGDINGDGRDDIVTFTCNADADVYAAVSTGTSFVGTTVKWNDLFCLPGEFPYLGDYNGDGKDDIVAFTKGSFNDVHVGLSTGTTFLGATKWHDFFGLNGETTL; translated from the coding sequence ATGCGGCTGACCAGGCGCAGGTGCGCCCTCATTCTGGCGGCGGTACTCGCCGGGCAGGTCGCGACCGCGCCGGCCGACGCGGCCCGGCCGGTGGCGCCCGGCCGGCTCGCCGCGGACTTCGCCCGGGCCTCCGCCGAGTTCGACGTGCCCCGCGACCTGCTGGTCGCCGTGGGCTACGGCGAGACCCGCCTGGACGGGCACGGCGGCCTGCCCAGCCAGGCCAACGGATTCGGCGTCATGCACCTCGTCAGCAACCCCACCCAGCACAGCCTGGAACGGGCGGCCACGCTCACCGGCGAGCCGGTCGACCGGCTGCGCTCGGTCACCTCGGCCAACATTCGCGGAGGCGCCGCGGTGCTGCGTGACCTGGCCGACAGCGAGGGACTGACCGCCGGTGCGCGCGACCGGCTCTCCGCCTGGTACCCGGTGGTGGCGCGTTACAGCGCCGCCACCGACGACTCGACGGCCCGGCTCTACGCCGACCACGTCTACGACCTGCTGCGGACCGGCATCGCGGCCACCACCGTGCGGGTCGCCGCGCAGCCGGTGCGCCCCGAACTCGGCCGGTACGCGTCGATCACCCCGGCCGGCGCCGGCCCAAACGTCGCCGCGGCGGCGGTGCCGGAGTACGGGCCGGCCCGCTGGGTCTCCGCCTACGGCGGCAACTACCAGGCCGGCCGGTCGTCACGGATCACCACCGTCGTGGTGCACGTGACCCAGGGGTCGTACGCCGGCACGGTGAGCTGGTTCCAGAACCCGTCGGCGGGGGTGAGCGCGCACTACGTGGTGAAGTCCAGCAACGGTGAGATCACCCAGATGGTGCGCGAGGGAGACACGGCCTACCACGCGCGCTCGGCCAACCCCTACGCGGTGGGCATCGAGCACGAGGGGTTCGTGGACAACCCGGCCTGGTTCACCGACGCCATGTACCGGTCGTCAGCCGCACTGACCCGCTACCTCTGTGACAAGTACGGGCTGCCGAAGACCCGCGCGGCGATCAGAGGGCACAACGAGATGCCCGGCAACGACCACACCGATCCCGGTCCGAACTGGAACTGGAACTACTACATCTCCCTGGTCAACGCCGGCGGCTCGGGAGGCCGCTACCTGGCGGGGTCCCCGACGGACTTCACCGGCGACGGCCGGGACGACGTCGTGAGCTTCACACAGGGCAGCCTCAACGACGTCTACGTGGCCACCTCCACCGGCAGCGCGTTCGCCGGTACGTCCGTGAAGTGGAACGACTTCTTCGGCCTCAACGGGGAGACCCTGCTGTCCGGGGACTTCAACGGCGACGGGCGCGACGACATCGTGGCCTTCACCCACGGCACCCTTGGCGACGTGTACGTGGCCCTCTCCACCGGCACCAGCTTCGGCGGTGGCCTGAAGTGGCATGACTGGTTCGCGCCGGGCGCGGAGGTCGGTGCGGTCGGCGACGTCGACGGCGACGGACGCGACGACATCATCGCGTTCACCCACGACACGAACGCCGACGTGTACGTGGCGCTCTCCACCGGCACAGGCTTCGGCCCCGGCCTCAAATGGCACGAGTACTTCTCGATCGCCGGGGAGTATCCGGCCCTCGGCGACGTCAACGGTGACGGCCGCGACGACATCATCACGTTCACGCAGGGACCGCTCACGGCGAGCGACGTGATCGTCGCCCTCTCCACAGGAAGCGGATTCGGCGCGCCCCAGACGTGGCACGACCTGTTCGCCGTCGGCGCCGAACAGCCCCGCGTCGGTGACATCAACGGCGACGGCCGCGACGACATCGTCACCTTCACCTGCAACGCCGACGCCGACGTCTACGCCGCCGTCTCCACCGGCACCTCATTCGTCGGCACCACAGTCAAGTGGAACGACCTCTTCTGCCTGCCCGGCGAGTTCCCCTACCTGGGTGACTACAACGGCGACGGCAAAGACGACATCGTCGCCTTCACCAAGGGCAGCTTCAACGACGTCCACGTCGGCCTCTCCACCGGCACCACCTTCCTCGGTGCCACCAAATGGCACGACTTCTTCGGCCTCAACGGCGAAACCACCCTCTGA
- a CDS encoding FG-GAP-like repeat-containing protein, producing MAVLTAAVVSPSPAMAAPNFKAPFPCGQRWTYDHHSAEVRQALDFVRADGGATGGTPQVASAAGVARHYSQPSGAGNYIVVDHGGGWTTYHFHLSAYSVANGAYVQQGQQIGITGSTGNSSGPHVHYEQLYNGVGQTIVINGVSLAPYPAQYNQKYLVSDNCGASSGGRYLAGSPTDFTGDGRDDIVAFTRGSLNDVYVSASTGSSFAGTSVKWNDFFGLNDETLLSGDFNGDGRDDIVAFTHGSLADVYVALSNGSSFAGATKWHDWFAPNAEVAAVGDVNGDGRDDIVAFTHDGAGDVYVALSSGSSFAGTALKWHEYFSIAGEYPALGDVNGDGRDDIITFTQGPLTASDVIVALSTGSGFGAPQTWHDLFAVGTEQPRVGDINGDGRDDIVTFTCNADADVYAAVSTGTSFVGTTVKWNDLFCLPGEFPYLGDYNGDGKDDIVAFTKGSFNDVHVGLSTGTTFLGATKWHDFFGLPNETTF from the coding sequence ATGGCGGTCCTGACCGCCGCGGTGGTGTCACCCTCGCCAGCGATGGCCGCACCGAACTTCAAAGCGCCGTTCCCGTGCGGGCAACGCTGGACCTACGACCACCACAGCGCGGAGGTGCGGCAGGCGTTGGACTTCGTGCGCGCCGACGGCGGCGCCACCGGAGGCACCCCCCAGGTGGCGTCCGCAGCGGGTGTGGCCCGGCACTACTCCCAGCCCAGCGGGGCCGGCAACTACATCGTCGTCGACCACGGTGGGGGCTGGACGACCTACCACTTCCATCTCAGCGCCTACTCGGTCGCCAATGGCGCGTACGTGCAGCAGGGACAGCAGATCGGCATCACCGGCAGCACCGGCAACTCCTCCGGGCCGCACGTCCACTACGAGCAGCTCTACAACGGAGTCGGACAGACAATCGTCATCAACGGCGTCTCGCTCGCTCCCTACCCGGCCCAGTACAACCAGAAGTACCTGGTCAGTGACAACTGCGGCGCCTCGTCGGGCGGCCGCTACCTGGCCGGCTCGCCGACGGACTTCACCGGTGACGGTCGCGACGACATCGTCGCCTTCACCCGCGGCTCACTCAACGACGTGTACGTGTCGGCGTCCACCGGCTCCTCGTTCGCGGGGACGTCGGTGAAGTGGAACGACTTCTTCGGGCTCAACGACGAGACGCTGCTGTCCGGGGACTTCAACGGCGACGGGCGCGACGACATCGTGGCCTTCACCCACGGCTCGCTCGCCGACGTGTACGTGGCACTGTCGAACGGGTCGTCGTTCGCGGGCGCCACGAAGTGGCACGACTGGTTCGCCCCGAACGCCGAGGTGGCCGCCGTGGGGGACGTCAACGGCGACGGCCGCGACGACATCGTCGCCTTTACCCACGACGGCGCCGGGGACGTGTACGTCGCGTTGTCCTCCGGTTCGTCGTTCGCCGGAACGGCGCTCAAGTGGCACGAGTACTTCTCGATCGCCGGGGAGTATCCGGCCCTCGGCGACGTCAACGGTGACGGCCGCGACGACATCATCACGTTCACGCAGGGACCGCTCACGGCGAGCGACGTGATCGTCGCCCTCTCCACAGGAAGCGGATTCGGCGCGCCCCAGACGTGGCACGACCTGTTCGCCGTCGGCACCGAACAACCCCGCGTCGGCGACATCAACGGCGACGGCCGCGACGACATCGTCACCTTCACCTGCAACGCCGACGCCGACGTCTACGCCGCCGTCTCCACCGGCACCTCATTCGTCGGCACCACAGTCAAGTGGAACGACCTCTTCTGCCTGCCCGGCGAGTTCCCCTACCTGGGTGACTACAACGGCGACGGCAAGGACGACATCGTCGCCTTCACCAAGGGCAGCTTCAACGACGTCCACGTCGGCCTCTCCACCGGCACCACCTTCCTCGGCGCCACCAAATGGCACGACTTCTTCGGCCTGCCCAACGAGACCACCTTCTGA
- a CDS encoding alpha/beta hydrolase, with protein sequence MLDVPPPASISRRRLIGGSAAVAAAGLFAGALAAPSAAMAATDGYGLRIVDRNENGGRLQYYRFATDAIEWDPGVNVLLPDGYHTSGKRYPVLYLLHGGNADFRTFHLQDNIIGLTAGREVIVVMPDASTGWYCNPVNSFVGPRNWETFHIAQLLPWIDANFRTFAEYNGRAVAGFSMGGFGALKYAAKYYGHFCSVSSHSGPASLRRDFGLVVHWANATSAALDLGGDTVYGIPLWDEARVSADNPVQRIPSFQNKRIFLAAGTSPDPINWFDTVNETQVLAGQREFRAALARAGIAHEWREVPGGHFFRHDLFVQDLNGMLGRLRRAG encoded by the coding sequence ATGCTCGACGTACCCCCGCCCGCGTCGATCAGCCGGCGCCGGCTGATCGGTGGCTCCGCGGCGGTCGCCGCCGCCGGGCTGTTCGCCGGCGCCCTCGCCGCGCCGTCCGCCGCCATGGCCGCCACCGACGGGTACGGCCTGCGCATCGTCGACCGCAACGAGAACGGCGGCCGCCTCCAGTACTACCGCTTCGCCACGGATGCCATCGAGTGGGACCCCGGCGTCAACGTGCTGCTGCCTGACGGCTACCACACCAGCGGCAAGCGGTACCCCGTGCTGTACCTGCTGCACGGTGGCAACGCCGACTTCCGCACCTTCCACCTCCAGGACAACATCATCGGTCTGACCGCCGGCCGGGAGGTCATCGTCGTCATGCCGGACGCGTCGACCGGCTGGTACTGCAATCCGGTGAACAGCTTCGTGGGACCGCGCAACTGGGAGACCTTCCACATCGCCCAGTTGCTGCCGTGGATCGACGCGAACTTCCGTACCTTCGCCGAGTACAACGGCCGCGCGGTGGCCGGCTTCTCGATGGGGGGCTTCGGTGCGTTGAAGTACGCGGCCAAGTACTACGGCCACTTCTGCTCGGTCAGCTCACACTCCGGGCCGGCCAGCCTGCGCCGGGACTTCGGGCTCGTCGTGCACTGGGCCAACGCCACCTCCGCCGCGCTGGACCTCGGTGGCGACACCGTCTACGGGATCCCGCTGTGGGACGAGGCGCGGGTCAGCGCCGACAACCCGGTCCAGCGCATACCGAGTTTCCAGAACAAGCGGATCTTCCTGGCGGCCGGCACGTCACCCGACCCGATCAACTGGTTCGACACCGTCAACGAAACCCAGGTGCTCGCCGGTCAGCGCGAGTTCCGCGCGGCACTCGCCCGCGCCGGCATCGCACACGAGTGGCGCGAGGTGCCCGGCGGGCACTTCTTCCGCCACGACCTGTTCGTCCAGGACCTCAACGGGATGCTCGGACGGCTACGCCGCGCCGGCTGA
- a CDS encoding DNA alkylation repair protein — MATSVDVSRDLASRADPCRAEASSRFLQMVPGGYGEGDRAIGVSVPDQRTVAGRYWRDLSLAETTTLLHSDVHEERLTSLLILVRKFTRGHEQERGEIYRLVLANTDRINNWDLVDSSAPYIVGPWLVDKERGVLDRLAGSDLVWDRRIAVMATFAFIKADDFEWTFRLSDRLLQDPHDLVRKAVGWMLREVGNRDRAAEEEFLLRRYHAMPRVMLRYAIEKFEPQRRREYLSGTL, encoded by the coding sequence ATGGCCACGAGCGTCGACGTCAGTCGAGACCTCGCCAGCCGTGCCGACCCATGTCGCGCCGAGGCGTCGAGCCGTTTCCTGCAGATGGTCCCCGGCGGCTACGGCGAGGGCGACCGGGCCATCGGCGTGTCCGTGCCGGACCAGCGCACGGTGGCCGGCAGATACTGGCGCGACCTCTCCCTGGCCGAGACAACGACGCTGCTGCACTCCGACGTGCACGAGGAGAGGCTGACGTCGCTGCTCATCCTGGTCCGCAAGTTCACCAGGGGCCACGAGCAGGAACGGGGCGAGATCTACCGCCTCGTCCTGGCCAACACCGACCGCATCAACAACTGGGACCTGGTCGACTCGTCGGCGCCGTACATCGTCGGCCCCTGGCTCGTCGACAAGGAGCGCGGCGTCCTGGACCGGCTGGCCGGGTCTGACCTGGTGTGGGACCGGCGCATCGCCGTCATGGCGACTTTCGCCTTCATCAAGGCCGACGACTTCGAATGGACCTTCCGGCTCAGCGACCGGCTCCTCCAGGATCCGCACGACCTCGTCCGCAAGGCGGTGGGCTGGATGCTGCGTGAGGTGGGCAACCGGGACAGAGCGGCGGAGGAGGAGTTCCTGCTCCGCCGCTACCACGCCATGCCCCGGGTCATGCTGCGGTACGCGATCGAGAAGTTCGAACCGCAGCGACGGAGGGAGTACCTGTCCGGCACGCTCTAG
- a CDS encoding LLM class flavin-dependent oxidoreductase produces MSDYGHELLFGTFLTPSAQDPDHVVALAELTEAAGLDLTTFQDHPYNAEFLDTWTLLSWVAARTERLRISGNVLSLPLRPPAVLARAAASLDRLSHGRFELGLGAGAFWDGIEGMGARRLTAGQGVEALREAIDVLRGVWDAEASGPLRRDGKYYPIPGMRRGPAPAHDIDIWLGAYQPKMLALTGQKANGWLPTLEYLRSPDRVTANRLIDEAAVEAGRDPREIRRLLNLFTVDVSSRSRGFLQGPAEQWVEQLLPLVLEEGFSTFLIGRDDPRLIQTFGQEIAPALREAVARERAGTASGTGPTHAVAARSERHPGLDYDALPASLTTGAVEPGHPEYDGVRHTYSWQGSPALVIRPQTAAEVVDAVSYAWTQDVPLSVRSGGHGISGRSTNDGGIVIDMSRMNRVEVLDRATRRIRLEPGARWGEVAQALAPYGLAMSSGDYGDVGVGGLATTGGVGYLARRHGLTIDHVVAAEIVTADGRLLRVDDEHHADLFWAVRGAGGNFGVVTALELEAYEVDKVVYAHLVADATDTAQLLHRWGRLVEDAPRDLTSFLSLFPGRRGNPPMAQVTLVYAGDDIQAAQSALSPFLEIGPILDQQAQLVPYPAIVVPPGNDHRGQGLRDTRSGLLHHVTPEAADLMENMIRSGDVMIMQLRSVGAAVNDVARDATAYPHREQNFSVLAATVPDRRPQLDKLWAELYAHLDGMYLSFESDTDPARLLDAWPEPTLSRLRAIKATYDPDNVFNRNFPISPTTPV; encoded by the coding sequence ATGTCTGATTACGGGCACGAACTTCTCTTCGGCACGTTTCTGACGCCCAGTGCTCAGGACCCCGACCACGTGGTGGCGCTCGCTGAGCTGACCGAAGCGGCGGGACTGGACCTCACCACCTTCCAGGACCATCCGTACAACGCCGAGTTCCTCGACACCTGGACCCTGCTGAGCTGGGTCGCGGCCCGCACCGAACGACTGCGGATCTCGGGAAACGTCCTCAGCCTCCCGCTGCGCCCGCCGGCCGTCCTGGCCAGGGCGGCGGCGAGCCTGGACCGGCTGTCCCATGGTCGTTTCGAGCTGGGCCTCGGCGCCGGCGCGTTCTGGGACGGGATCGAGGGCATGGGCGCTCGTCGGCTGACGGCGGGGCAGGGTGTCGAGGCGCTGCGCGAGGCGATCGACGTCCTGCGGGGGGTCTGGGACGCCGAGGCCTCCGGGCCGCTGCGGCGGGACGGGAAGTACTACCCGATCCCCGGCATGCGGCGCGGCCCCGCGCCGGCTCACGACATCGACATCTGGCTCGGCGCGTACCAGCCGAAGATGCTGGCGTTGACCGGTCAGAAGGCCAACGGCTGGCTGCCGACCCTGGAATACCTGCGGTCCCCGGACCGGGTGACCGCCAACCGGCTCATCGACGAGGCGGCGGTCGAGGCGGGACGTGACCCTCGGGAGATCCGGCGACTGCTCAATCTGTTCACCGTCGACGTCTCGTCGCGCAGCCGTGGCTTCCTCCAGGGCCCCGCGGAGCAGTGGGTCGAACAACTCCTCCCGCTGGTCCTGGAAGAGGGTTTCAGCACCTTCCTGATCGGTCGGGACGACCCGCGACTGATCCAGACCTTCGGGCAGGAGATCGCCCCCGCGCTGCGGGAGGCGGTCGCCAGGGAGCGGGCGGGAACCGCGTCCGGCACCGGACCGACCCACGCGGTCGCCGCCCGGTCCGAGCGGCACCCGGGCCTCGACTACGACGCGCTGCCCGCATCGCTGACCACCGGTGCCGTCGAGCCCGGCCATCCGGAGTACGACGGTGTGCGCCACACCTACAGCTGGCAGGGGTCACCGGCTTTGGTGATCCGGCCGCAGACCGCCGCCGAGGTGGTCGATGCCGTGTCGTACGCGTGGACCCAGGACGTCCCGTTGTCCGTGCGCAGCGGCGGGCACGGCATCAGCGGCCGGTCGACGAACGACGGCGGGATCGTCATCGACATGTCGAGGATGAACCGGGTCGAGGTGCTGGACCGGGCGACTCGCCGGATCCGGCTGGAGCCCGGCGCCCGCTGGGGGGAGGTGGCCCAGGCGCTCGCCCCGTACGGCCTGGCGATGAGCTCGGGTGACTACGGTGACGTGGGCGTCGGTGGCCTCGCCACCACCGGAGGCGTCGGCTATCTGGCGCGCCGGCACGGCCTGACCATCGACCACGTCGTCGCCGCCGAGATCGTCACCGCCGACGGCCGCCTGCTCCGGGTGGACGACGAGCACCATGCTGATCTGTTCTGGGCCGTCCGTGGCGCCGGTGGCAACTTCGGCGTCGTCACCGCCCTCGAACTGGAGGCGTACGAGGTCGACAAAGTCGTCTACGCCCACCTCGTCGCGGACGCCACCGACACCGCCCAACTGCTGCACCGTTGGGGCCGGCTCGTGGAGGACGCGCCGCGGGACCTGACGAGCTTCCTGTCCCTCTTCCCGGGCCGCCGTGGAAACCCCCCGATGGCCCAGGTCACCCTCGTGTACGCCGGTGACGACATCCAGGCGGCGCAGTCCGCGCTGAGCCCGTTCCTGGAGATCGGCCCGATTCTCGATCAGCAGGCGCAACTCGTGCCGTACCCGGCGATCGTCGTGCCACCCGGCAACGACCATCGGGGTCAGGGTCTGCGGGACACCCGCAGCGGGCTGTTGCACCACGTCACACCGGAGGCAGCCGACCTCATGGAAAACATGATCCGTTCCGGTGACGTAATGATCATGCAGCTCCGGTCCGTCGGCGCGGCCGTCAACGACGTCGCTCGCGACGCGACCGCGTACCCGCACCGGGAGCAGAACTTCTCGGTGCTCGCCGCCACGGTCCCGGACCGCAGGCCCCAACTCGACAAGCTGTGGGCCGAGCTGTACGCGCATCTCGACGGCATGTACCTCAGCTTCGAGTCCGACACCGACCCGGCTCGACTGCTGGATGCCTGGCCCGAGCCCACGCTGAGCCGACTGCGCGCGATCAAGGCCACGTACGACCCGGACAACGTCTTCAACCGGAACTTCCCGATCTCACCGACGACACCGGTCTGA